A DNA window from Hevea brasiliensis isolate MT/VB/25A 57/8 chromosome 2, ASM3005281v1, whole genome shotgun sequence contains the following coding sequences:
- the LOC131177980 gene encoding glycine-rich cell wall structural protein 1.8-like, whose translation MLGLKGNDGGGIGVGVGSGVGGSIGNGGSGDGRRGGESSGKGKGGCGGVRGRNGGGVGAGVGGGGGVEAGGGGGGGEGGGASGGVRAEGGIGGGGAGVGGGVRAGGGVGSGVGAGGGGSTSGGGVRGGRGGRIGGGASAGGGVGVGGGGGVGVGGGGGGGVEGGSGGKVGRGAGAGGGIGGGVGGGRGGEVGRGGGVEAGGGVGSGVGAGGGGSASSDVGVGGGVSGGVKGGSGGIVGGGVNGGTGVGGGNGGTGRGTGAGVGVEGGVGGGVRGGGGGVGAGADVCEARGAGAGGGAGAGGGIGGGGVGVGGGVGAGGGVGSGVGVGGGGSASAGGVGGGHGGKIGGGASTGGGIGVGGGVGGGVGGGSGSGVGGGAGGGIGTGGGTGGTGGGGSTSSGGARGGRSGDIGGGVGAGGGVGIGEGVSDGVGEGSGGRVGGGASGGIEAGLGISGTGGGIGAGVGAEGSVGGGVGGGGGGSVSGGGGAGGGISGGGGAGARGDRSTSGGGVGGGRGGGIGGGVSADGGVGVGGGVGGGGVGGGNGGEVGGGNVGGIGAGEGTGGTGRGTSASVGAGGGVGSGVGGGNGGKVGGGGDVGAGGGLGSGVGAGGGGSASSGGAEGVRGGEIAGGAGAGGGVGVGRGVGGGVRGGSGGKVGRGASGGIGAGGGIDGTGGGTGAGVGAEGGVGGGVGGGCGGRVMG comes from the exons ATGTTGGGACTTAAGGGCAACGATGGTGGTGGAATTGGGGTTGGTGTTGGCAGTGGAGTTGGGGGAAGTATTGGTAATGGTGGAAGTGGTGATGGTAGAAGAGGTGGTGAAAGCAGTGGTAAAGGAAAaggtggttgtggtggagttCGAGGTCGTAATGGTGGTGGTGTTGGTGCTGGAGTTGGAGGAGGTGGTGGTGTAGAAGCTGGGGGAGGTGGTGGTGGAGGTGAAGGAGGGGGTGCAAGTGGTGGTGTAAGAGCTGAAGGAGGTATTGGTGGTGGAGGTGCAGGTGTAGGTGGAGGTGTAAGAGCTGGGGGAGGTGTTGGTAGTGGAGTTGGTGCAGGTGGAGGTGGAAGTACAAGTGGTGGTGGAGTTAGAGGAGGTCGTGGTGGCAGAATTGGTGGAGGTGCAAGTGCAGGTGGTGGTGTAGGAGTTGGGGGAGGTGGTGGTGTAGGAGTTgggggaggtggtggtggtggagttgAAGGAGGTAGTGGTGGCAAAGTTGGTAGAGGTGCAG GAGCTGGGGGAGGTATTGGTGGTGGAGTTGGAGGAGGCCGTGGCGGCGAAGTTGGTAGAGGTGGAGGCGTAGAAGCTGGGGGAGGTGTTGGTAGTGGAGTTGGTGCAGGTGGAGGTGGAAGTGCAA GCAGTGATGTAGGAGTTGGGGGAGGTGTTAGTGGTGGAGTTAAAGGAGGTAGTGGTGGCATAGTTGGTGGAGGTGTAAATGGTGGTACAGGAGTTGGGGGAGGTAATGGTGGTACAGGTAGAGGTACAGGTGCAGGTGTAGGAGTTGAGGGAGGTGTTGGTGGTGGAGTtagaggaggtggtggtggtgtagGAGCTGGGGCAGATGTTTGTGAAGCTAGAGGTGCAGGTGCAGGTGGCGGTGCAGGAGCTGGAGGAGGTATTGGTGGTGGAGGTGTAGGTGTAGGTGGAGGTGTAGGAGCTGGGGGAGGTGTTGGTAGTGGAGTTGGTGTAGGTGGAGGTGGAAGTGCAAGTGCTGGTGGAGTTGGAGGAGGTCATGGTGGCAAAATTGGTGGAGGTGCGAGTACAGGTGGTGGTATAGGAGTTGGGGGAGGTGTTGGCGGTGGAGTTGGAGGAGGAAGTGGTAGCGGAGTTGGTGGAGGTGCTGGTGGTGGTATAGGAACTGGGGGAGGTACTGGTGGTACAG GTGGAGGTGGAAGTACAAGTAGTGGTGGAGCTAGAGGAGGTCGTAGTGGCGATATTGGTGGAGGTGTTGGTGCAGGTGGTGGTGTAGGAATTGGGGAAGGTGTTAGTGATGGAGTTGGAGAAGGTAGTGGTGGCAGAGTTGGTGGAGGTGCAAGTGGTGGTATAGAAGCCGGGTTAGGTATTAGTGGTACAGGTGGAGGTATAGGTGCAGGTGTCGGAGCTGAGGGAAGTGTTGGTGGTGGAGttggaggaggtggtggtggaagtgttagtggtggtggtggagctGGAGGAGGTATTAGTGGAGGTGGAGGTGCAGGAGCTAGAGGAG ATAGAAGTACAAGTGGTGGTGGAGTTGGAGGAGGTCGTGGTGGTGGAATTGGTGGAGGTGTGAGTGCAGATGGTGGTGTAGGAGTTGGCGGAGGTGTTGGTGGTGGTGGAgtcggaggaggtaatggtggcgAAGTTGGTGGAGGTAATGTTGGTGGTATAGGAGCTGGAGAAGGTACTGGTGGTACAGGTAGAGGTACAAGTGCCAGTGTAGGAGCTGGAGGAGGTGTTGGTAGTGGAGTTGGAGGAGGCAATGGTGGCAAAGTTGGTGGAGGTGGAGACGTAGGAGCTGGGGGAGGTCTTGGTAGTGGAGTTGGTGCAGGTGGAGGTGGAAGTGCAAGTAGTGGTGGAGCTGAAGGAGTTCGTGGTGGCGAAATTGCTGGAGGTGCAGGTGCAGGTGGTGGTGTAGGAGTTGGGAGAGGTGTTGGTGGTGGAGTTAGAGGAGGTAGTGGTGGCAAAGTTGGTAGAGGTGCAAGTGGTGGTATAGGAGCTGGGGGAGGTATTGATGGCACAGGTGGAGGTACAGGTGCAGGTGTAGGAGCTGAGGGAGGTGTTGGTGGTGGAGTTGGAGGAGGCTGTGGTGGCAGAGTGATGGggtga